The Thermobispora bispora DSM 43833 genome window below encodes:
- a CDS encoding helix-turn-helix transcriptional regulator — MSAAQALVLDTLRRQGRPSTLAELTAATGLHANTLREHIEALIELGLAERHRAEPRGRGRPAWLYRAADTPGEPESAYAGLVAALVRVIQQTSASPREDAVTAGIAWGRELAGRGRGAAGARTDRDRAAAPRRLVELLRRLGFEPDADLAQGVVRLTRCPLLETARRHPDVVCGVHLGVLRGALEEYGGDPAHTELVPFSEPGACRVLLDREGR, encoded by the coding sequence ATGTCCGCGGCCCAGGCCCTGGTGCTCGACACCCTGCGCCGGCAGGGCCGGCCGAGCACCCTGGCCGAGCTCACCGCGGCGACCGGGCTGCACGCGAACACCCTCCGGGAGCACATCGAGGCCCTGATCGAACTCGGCCTGGCCGAGCGGCACCGGGCCGAGCCGCGCGGCCGGGGCCGGCCGGCCTGGCTCTACCGGGCCGCGGACACCCCCGGCGAGCCGGAGTCCGCGTACGCGGGCCTCGTGGCCGCGCTGGTCCGGGTGATCCAGCAGACCAGCGCCTCCCCCCGGGAGGACGCCGTCACCGCCGGCATCGCGTGGGGCCGCGAGCTGGCCGGGCGCGGGCGGGGAGCCGCCGGCGCCCGGACGGACCGGGACCGGGCGGCCGCTCCCCGTCGGCTGGTCGAGCTGCTCCGCCGGCTCGGCTTCGAGCCGGACGCCGACCTGGCGCAGGGCGTGGTGCGGCTCACCCGCTGCCCGCTGCTGGAGACCGCCCGGCGCCACCCGGACGTCGTCTGCGGGGTCCACCTCGGCGTGCTCCGCGGCGCGCTGGAGGAGTACGGCGGCGACCCGGCGCACACCGAGCTCGTGCCGTTCTCCGAACCCGGAGCCTGCCGTGTCCTGCTCGATCGGGAGGGGCGATGA